A stretch of the Stigmatella aurantiaca genome encodes the following:
- a CDS encoding AraC family transcriptional regulator yields MPILDSLEAENDPDEVPRPVVAFGLALATPGLELGPHRHRKAQLLLTLRGVLTCEVESGLWLVPPNCAIWIPGGALHAIKASGTIEGYNAFIEPADGIGLPASCCTVAVAPLLRELLVRAASLPVDYPESGRESHLVTLLLDEVAAAPVEQLHLPMPANERLRRIIEMMIADPADRGTMASWARRAGLSERSLARILTRETGMSFGRWRQQLAILLALQWMAKGASVQQVALDLGYESAGSFVTMFRKALGTTPGRYMSTLRRTAEPGDDDSSHV; encoded by the coding sequence ATGCCGATCCTTGATTCGCTGGAGGCTGAGAACGATCCGGACGAGGTGCCCCGTCCGGTCGTCGCCTTCGGCCTGGCCCTGGCAACTCCGGGCCTTGAGCTCGGCCCTCATCGGCATCGCAAGGCGCAGCTGCTGCTCACCTTGCGCGGCGTCCTGACCTGCGAGGTGGAGAGCGGCCTGTGGCTGGTGCCGCCGAACTGCGCGATCTGGATTCCCGGCGGCGCGTTGCACGCGATCAAGGCCTCGGGAACGATTGAGGGCTATAACGCCTTTATCGAGCCTGCGGACGGCATCGGCCTGCCGGCGAGCTGTTGCACCGTCGCCGTGGCGCCGTTGCTGCGAGAGCTGCTGGTTCGCGCTGCCAGCCTACCGGTGGACTATCCCGAGAGCGGCCGGGAATCACATCTCGTCACGCTGCTGCTCGATGAGGTCGCAGCCGCCCCTGTCGAACAGTTGCACCTGCCGATGCCCGCGAACGAACGGCTGCGCCGGATCATCGAAATGATGATCGCTGACCCTGCCGATCGAGGAACGATGGCGAGCTGGGCGCGGCGCGCGGGGCTGAGCGAGCGCAGCCTGGCCCGCATCCTGACGCGCGAAACGGGCATGAGCTTCGGGCGGTGGCGCCAGCAACTGGCGATCCTGCTCGCGCTGCAATGGATGGCGAAGGGCGCCTCCGTGCAGCAGGTCGCGCTGGACCTGGGCTACGAAAGCGCCGGGAGCTTCGTCACGATGTTCCGCAAGGCGCTCGGCACCACGCCGGGCCGCTATATGAGCACGCTGCGCCGGACCGCGGAGCCCGGCGACGACGATTCGTCCCACGTCTGA
- a CDS encoding pyridoxamine 5'-phosphate oxidase family protein gives MDAAREARGGAIERLDELEAIIGKAPPALDLKVIHHLDAGALRWIAASPLLFACFGSGTTLGVTLGGGPPGFAGGDARTLRLPVAMLDDPSLAQTGQGFGALFLLPGTGETLRVNGTVSAQHPGEIRITVHECYGHCAKALIRSGFWEALPDGTVPSNPSAFIDATRFMALATSDAQGRADLSPKGDPAGALVRLDPHRVWFADRPGNRRIDSFRNILTQPRVAAALLIPGSAHVAYVSGTARITTDEAMRSRFAVQDKIPALVTAIDDAAIQLRESPALTRAGMWPVKPPTHGIQAAQLFIEHVKLNKENGLGARLASAALSIPGVSGLLKKGLEKDYKDNLY, from the coding sequence ATGGATGCAGCGCGCGAGGCAAGGGGCGGAGCGATCGAGAGGCTCGACGAACTGGAGGCCATCATCGGAAAGGCGCCGCCGGCGCTGGACCTCAAGGTCATCCATCACCTCGATGCGGGTGCGCTCCGCTGGATCGCCGCCTCGCCGCTGCTGTTCGCCTGCTTCGGGAGTGGGACCACCCTCGGGGTGACGCTCGGAGGCGGCCCGCCGGGCTTCGCCGGCGGCGATGCGCGGACGTTGCGGCTGCCGGTGGCGATGCTCGATGATCCGTCGCTCGCGCAAACCGGCCAGGGCTTCGGCGCATTGTTCCTCTTGCCCGGCACTGGCGAGACGTTGCGCGTGAACGGCACCGTCTCCGCCCAGCACCCAGGCGAGATTCGCATCACCGTCCATGAATGCTACGGCCACTGCGCCAAGGCGTTGATTCGCTCCGGGTTCTGGGAGGCCTTGCCCGATGGGACGGTGCCGTCGAATCCCTCCGCCTTCATCGACGCCACCCGCTTCATGGCGCTGGCGACGAGCGACGCACAGGGCCGCGCGGATTTAAGCCCCAAGGGCGATCCGGCCGGGGCCCTGGTTCGTTTGGACCCCCACAGGGTCTGGTTCGCCGATCGCCCAGGGAACCGCCGCATCGACAGCTTCCGCAACATCCTCACGCAACCGCGCGTCGCGGCCGCGCTGCTGATCCCTGGCTCGGCGCACGTCGCATACGTGTCGGGCACCGCGCGCATCACCACCGACGAGGCGATGCGGTCGCGGTTCGCCGTCCAGGACAAGATCCCGGCGCTGGTCACCGCCATCGACGATGCCGCCATCCAGCTCCGTGAGAGCCCGGCGCTGACCCGTGCTGGCATGTGGCCAGTCAAGCCCCCCACCCATGGCATCCAGGCGGCCCAGCTGTTCATCGAGCACGTCAAGCTCAACAAGGAGAACGGCCTGGGCGCCAGATTGGCGAGTGCGGCGCTGTCCATTCCGGGCGTCTCCGGCTTGCTCAAGAAGGGCTTGGAGAAGGACTACAAGGACAACCTCTATTAG